CCCTATTTTATGGGGCAGCAATTAATGACTATTCCCCTCACCTTGGGAGTGGTAGCAGCTGGCTTAAGCGATATTGATGACCGCTTTTCGGTGCGCATCCTGAATCAACTGTATACCTATCTCGGTTTCTTTATAACCGCTGTTGGTGTGTATCTACTATTTCCTTATCCGATTCTGTTTGCGCTAGCTTTAATTGTCTCCTGTATAGCCCTGATTCTGCTCGGTTCACTGGGACGGCGTTATGCCACAATTTCGTATGGCTGTCTGGTGGTGTCCGTCTATTCCATGCTGGGCGTTGACCTGTTTGATGGCTGGTATGTGCAGGCCGGCTTATTGGTGATTGGGGCCATGTGGTATGGTCTGCTCTCCACCTTAAGCTTTCTCTTCTTTCCGGCGCATCGTGCGCAGGATAGTCTGGCCAAATGCTATGCCTCACTGGGTGACTTTCTATATGCCAAGTCCAATCTCTTTGATGTCGACATGACCCCGAACAGCTATCAGCAGAGTATCATTGAGCTATCTCTGGAAAATGGCAAACTCATTTCGATTTTTAATGAAATGAAAACAGTGCTGTTAACCCGCCTGAAAGGTGACCGTGGTCAGAAGGACACACGCCGCAGCCTGCAATACTATTTTGTCGCGCAGGATATTCATGAGCGGGCCGATTCGGCACATATTGACTACCAGAAACTGGCCAAGCTGTTTGAACACAGTGATGTGCTGTTTCGTTTTCAACGCATCCTGTCCCTTCAGGCCAAAGCCTGTAAGGACCTGGCGGACAGTATTCAGCTCCGCACCACCTATGTACATAACAAGCGCTTCAAACATGCCTTTGGCAATCTGAGACAGTCTCTGGAAAAGCTACGACAAGAACAGCAATATGATCAGGTCTGGGTAAATGCCTTATTTTCGCTCTATCAGAACCTGAAGTCGATTGATGCCCAGCTGCGTAATCTGGAAACTGAGCGTCATATCAAATTTGACCGGGCCAAGTATATTGACCACCAGCTGAAAGATGATGATCTTAAAGGCTGGGAGGATATTAAAATACGGATCAAGCAGCATCTGACCCCTGAATCCGTGCTGTTCCGGCATGCCATCCGCCTGTCGATTGTGCTGCTGATCAGTTATATCTTTGTGCAGCTAACCGATATTGAATATGGTTACTGGATTCTGCTGACGGCCCTGTTTGTCAGCCAACCTAACTTTAACGCCACCAAGCGCCGCTTACGTTTACGCATTATTGGGACGCTGGCCGGTATTACGCTGGGTTATGCGATTTTATATTTTGTACCTTCGGTAGAAGGACAGTTATTACTGCTGGTCATCAGTGGTATTTTATTCTTTGAATTACGCAGCAAACAGTATGCTCAGGCCACGGCCTTTATTACCATTTTGGCCCTGATTAACTTTAACCTGGATGGAATGGGCTTTGCCGCAGCCTTCCCGCGCATGATCGACACCCTGATTGGCTGTGCGATTGCCTGGTTTGGGGTGAGCTTTATCTTCCCCGACTGGAAATTCCGTCGTCTACCGCGCAGCATCAATCGTACCCTACAAGCCGAGTGTGATTATCTGGGCGAAGTAATTGAACAGTATAAGTCAGGACGCAATAATGGCCTGAAATATCGGGTGGTGCGCCGCGCTGCGCATAATACCGATGCCGAAGTGGCTTCGCTGATTTCGACTTTGGCTACTGAGCCCGACTTCGATCCGCAGCAAAAATCACTGGCTTTTGAGTTCTTATGCCTGAACCATACCTTTATCAGCTATATTGCGGCCTTGGGTGCGCATCGGGAAAAAATTCAGGATCAGGATATTTTGGACTTGCTCGACAAGGCGCTGATCGATATTCACGGTGCATTGCTGCATGATGAAATGCCGGATCTGAGTGCTCCCAAGATGCTGCTGGATATTCGTCAGCGCCTGTCCGACAATCGGGAAGATGACCAAAAGTCGTTGATCATCTTACAGCAACTGTCGCTGATCTTTAGTATTCTGAACCAGCTCAGTCAGTTAAAGCAAAGTTTAAGCCATGAGCACGATCAACAGGCTACCGAACTGGCTTCCCTATAATTTGACTGATTTTGGAACAATATACTCACTGAATGCATCCAATTAATGCTAAACTTTTTAAAGTTTTAAATCTGTTAATTTCATTATGACTGCGAAAAATTTATACGCTTATACCCTACAGCCTGTGAACTATGAAATTTCAGAAGCAGAGCAGCGCCATGCTCAGCTGACGATCTGGCGTAGCACCAATAAAATTGGCATGAAAGCCTGGCTGATCATGGGTGTTATTGTGGCCCTTTCCATTCTGGGTATTATTCTGCTCAAGAACTATTCGACTGTCTTCTGCTGGGTGGCGATTGTCTGTGTGGTGCTGTACTACCTGATTCGTACATTTGGCATGGAATGGTATGTCAAACGCAAGATGAATGAATTTCCGGTTCAGGAAATCAAAGGCATTCGTCTGGGCGTGCAACCGCATGGCCTCGTGATGCGCCAGAAAATGGGCATGCAAGAAGGTGTAGGTGCGATTGGCTGGAAAGATATTTACGAGTGGTATAACACTCCTGAATTTATCTTGGTCAATTTCAAGGTAAAGGGCCAACAAGGTGCTTATATTCTGCCAAAACGTATGGACAGCAAGAATTTCTCTTTTGCCACCATCCGCAAACATCTACAAGCTGAAGTGGGCGAGCCGAAGCAGATCTAAATAGAAGTGAAGCTCAAAAACCTCCTGCCCGGGCATGGAGGTTTTTTTACAATATTTTTTTATAAAAAATCACCTATATCGCAATATAAATGATAATGAGAATAAATATTATTTTCAAACTCTATAATTTCCAGCTATAATTTTCGTAATTTTGTATAAACCACTTTCATCTGACGCCCATGTTAAAAAAAATGTTTTTCCAAATCCACTGGTTTCTGGGGATTAGCGCTGGTTTGATCCTTTCTATCATGGGAGTCACTGGAGCTATTTATTCTTATGAACAACAAATCTTAAAATGGATAAATACTGACAGTTATGTGGTTCAGATACAAAATCAACCAAAACTAAGCCCCGCTGAGCTATATCTACGCTTCCAGCAAAACCAGCCTGAGGCCAAAATTAATAGCGTTACGGTGACCAGCGATCCGGCTGCATCTAGCACAGTGAATATCGCCAAAGAAGGTGCACGACGCGGCCAGAATATTATGCTGAACCCCTACACGGCCGAAGCCCTGCCTGAGCTTAAAGGCCGTGAGTTCTTCCAGTTTGTTCAGCAGTTACACCGCTATTTAACATTGGGTCCATTCGGCAAGCAAATTACCGGTGCCTGTACCCTGATGCTCATCTTCTTCGTACTGTCCGGCCTGTATTTGCGTTGGCCCAAACGCCACTCAATTAAACAGTGGTTCCTGGTTAAGCCGAAGTTAAAAGGCCGAAATTTTATCTGGGATTTACATGCCGTAGTTGGAACTTGGGTAGTTATTTTCTACCTGCTGCTCGCATGCACCGGCCTGTACTGGTCGTATGACTGGTGGCGTAATGGCATGTTTAAAGTATTAGGAGTCGAGCGTCCACAACCAACCATGCAGGCCAATGCCAATCCGGGTCGCAGTGGTAAAAATACTGAAAACACTCTGCCTCCAGAAACAACTGTGCAGATACTGGAGCAAAGCTGGATGGGTTTTAATACGGAATTCTCCGATAGATACTCGAGCGTGACGTTTACTCTTCCGAAAAAAGCCGATGGTAAAATAGAGTTGAGTTTCGTGGACCCGATCCCCCAGCATGAACGTGCGCGAAATACGGCAAGTTATCATTATTCTGATGCCAAGTTTTATGATGTCCAGCTCTATAAAGATAAAAAGTTAAATGAAAAAGTTATGAGCAGCATGTTGCCCGTCCACCGGGGGAGCTTCTTTGGTCCGGTCTACCAGTTCCTAGTCATGCTGGCAGCTTTAACAATGCCTCTATTCTTCGTGACTGGCTGGATGCTGTATCTGAAACGCCGTAAACAGAAGAAACTGACGTTGACTGCCCGTCAAAGTGCTACTGCCATTCCTTTAGATTCAAATACCACCCCCTGGCTGATTGCCTATGCTTCACAAACTGGTGTCTCCGAGCAGTTGGCCTGGCGTACTGCAACCGCCTTACAAGAAGCGCGTCAACCGGTTAAAGTTAAAACAGTACAGCAGTTAAGCCTGAGTGATCTGCAACAGGCTGAACAGGTGTTATTTGTTGCCAGCACCTATGGCACCGGCGAAGCACCGGATCTGGCTGCATCTTTTGAGAAAAAAATCCTGTCTACAAAAACCGATCTCAGTCATCTCAGTTATGCAGTTCTGGCACTCGGCTCCCAGGAGTATCCAGACACCTATTGCAGTTTTGGCCATCGTATTAATGCATGGCTGCAGCAGAATGCCGCCAGACCATTATTCCCGACCATTGAAGTGGATAATGCCAATCATGAGCATATCCAGCAGTGGAATCAGGCACTGGCACAGGTCACGCAACTGGAATTACAAGCCATGCGCATTGACAAGACTTTTGATTCATGGACTTTGCATCAACGTGAGCTGCTCAATCCGGGCAGTCTGGGTGCGCCAGCCTTTAGTATTGAACTGACTCCCGAGCATGAAGCCATCTGGCAGGCAGGTGATATTGCCGAGATCCAGCCAGGCAATAGTCCTGAGCGGATTCAGGCCTTCCTTAATGAACATCAGATTGCAGCTGGTACACAGGTCCCATCTCTGCAACAAAGCATTGAACAGGCGCTTTGGGATCGTGACCTGACTCAAGCCAAGCCTTTTGACTCTCTGGAGCAGCTACTTGAGCAATTACCTGTTCTGCCTACCCGGGAATATTCGATTGCCAGTATCCCCAGCCAGCAGGTTTTACGTTTAGTGGTTCGTCAACAAAGCGATGCCCTAGGCCGCTTTGGTCTGGGTTCAGGCTGGCTGACCGAGCATGCGCCGTTAAATACTTCAATTGCCTTACGTATCCGTAACAATGAATCCTTCCATCTGGTAGATGATAACCGTCCAATTATCTGTATTGGTAATGGTACTGGCATTGCCGGCCTACTCAGCCTGCTGAGCGCACGTAACCGTCAGGACTATACACAAAACTGGCTAATCTTCGGCGAGCGCCAGCGTGAACATGATTTCTTCTTTGCAGAAACGATTCAGGCATGGTTACAGATGGGCACACTGCAACGTCTGGATCTGGCCTTCTCTCGCGACCAGCCGGAAAAAGTCTATGTACATCATAAGCTGCGTGAACAGGCAGAAGAGCTAAAAACCTGGATTGCTCAGGGTGCAGTGATTTATGTATGCGGTAGCATTAATGGCATGGCCAGTGATGTTGATCAAGCCCTGATCGAGATTCTGGGAGAAAGTAGTGTCGATCAATTACGCCAGGATGGGCGTTATCGTCGTGATGTGTATTAAAACGATATAAAATCAAAAAAACCGGGCAAAGCTGCCCGGTTTTTTATTGCATACAGAGATGACAACTTAATCTGTTCTTAAACAATCAGGACATAAAAATTTCCAGTCAACTTAAACACAGCCTGAGCTTGATCCTTACTGTGCTACTGCTCATGAACGGGGTCTGGACAGCCCCTCCCACTTTAAAAAAATGTCTGGGGACTACAGCAGCATATGCTCAGCCATATCTGGATAACTTGATGATTATCACGGGCGGATTCGGTTTTCATACGCCACGCGCCCGTGCGATTGCCCAACATGAGAGCTATCAGCATGTTGTCATCAACCTCAGTGCCGCCATTCCTCTGTGTATTCGCTATCACTTCTGGTTAGGCAAATAGTTTGTGTTGATGAGTAGCTCTTCAATGGATATGAGGGTCTATTTAAATACATCCTAATGTAAACGGATCTGCCGCGGCAACGGCAGATCCAGATTTTTAAACAGTTCGGGTTTTTGTATATAGATCTGATAGAGATAATTTTTAATATCAAGCAGTAACTTTTCTGGCGCCACCAGAATATTTTGCCCTTCCGGAGTTAAATCCAGTGAAAGAATGGTCTTTTCCTGACGTAAAAAAGGAATGACTTTCTCAACAAAATCCTTGAGACTGATTTCCTGGACCTGATAATTGGCCCAGTTGTCTTTTATCAGCAGCCTGGCCAAACCCTTGCTTTGCCAGCTGGCAAAAGCCCGCTGTCCGGTCGGAGTCGCACAAAGTGCCCAGCCGTCTTGATAAAGTGCAAAAATGCCTGCATTGGCGACAATCGCTTCAATATACTGTTTATAGGCATATTTGGGATCGTAAGTAGAATTTTGGGTTTTTGAGGCGGCTTTGCGCTGATATGGATTTCTCATGGCCATGAAATCTTCAAATTATTATAGACTTTGAATTCTAGGGAATAATCAGATTTTAGGCAAGAAAGATATGGTGGGCGCTGACGGGATCGAACCGCCGACATTCTGCTTGTAAGGCAGACGCTCTACCAACTGAGCTAAGCGCCCTGAGGAATAAAATAGCAGGACTATTTTATGACGCAAGACCAACAAGTCTTGGTATGAATATCTTAAACTCAGGAATTTAAGCAGAATGATCTTAGGATGGCGCAGCGGACGGGGCTCGAACCCGCGACCCCCGGCGTGACAGGCCGGTATTCTAACCAACTGAACTACCGCTGCATCGTAAGAATCTGGTGGGCGCTGACGGGATCGAACCGCCGACATTCTGCTTGTAAGGCAGACGCTCTACCAACTGAGCTAAGCGCCCTGATAAAGAGTGTCAATCTTTAGTTTTATTAAATTTAAGCTCAGGGACCTAAATCTAATCTCTCTTGAGATGGCGCAGCGGACGGGGCTCGAACCCGCGACCCCCGGCGTGACAGGCCGGTATTCTAACCAACTGAACTACCGCTGCATCGCAAAAGAATCTGGTGGGCGCTGACGGGATCGAACCGCCGACATTCTGCTTGTAAGGCAGACGCTCTACCAACTGAGCTAAGCGCCCTCAAAAGGTCAATCATGTAAATGGCGCAGCGGACGGGGCTCGAACCCGCGACCCCCGGCGTGACAGGCCGGTATTCTAACCAACTGAACTACCGCTGCACTTACACAATGTCACTATTGCGGCAAACGAATATCAAGATCTTAAAGTGGCGCAGCGGACGGGGCTCGAACCCGCGACCCCCGGCGTGACAGGCCGGTATTCTAACCAACTGAACTACCGCTGCACTATAAGGTCTCAACGTGAAAGAAGCTTGGTGGGCGCTGACGGGATCGAACCGCCGACATTCTGCTTGTAAGGCAGACGCTCTACCAACTGAGCTAAGCGCCCTTTCTAAACGTCTTCATCGTTTGATGAGGTGCATTATAGAGAATCCTCACAGACTGTCAAACGCTTTTCTGACTGTTTTCCACTTTTTCAGTGTGAGTGATTAAAAAATAGGTTAATTGTTAAAAAAAACAACACTTTTTGTTTATTTTTTAAGTTTATAGCAAATTTCAAGTGCTTTCTGTGAGCAGCGATCTGCACTTTTTCAGCTCTTAAATGAAAATTTAGGCCAGCACTTACCGAAAACGTCAAGACTGCTGAAAGATTATACAGGGCCTCAAAACTCTTCAGGTGGTAATCCTGTAATTCAAACATTTTCAGTCTTTCTAGAGTTTTAATATTTTATGATCCAGTACTGTCGCTAACTTTCCTTTCCCTATATTTCCTTCAGATCATCCAGCAGTGAATTTAACACTCAGGACTTATTCACCTGGTGAAAATAAGTGATATTTCATCTGATTTTATTCATTCATCTGTCTTACTTTTAAAGATTCAGGTTCAATCTCCAGCGGCTGTTCCGAAAGATAGACCAGTGCGTCTTCATTCACCAGACGAAACAGCTCTGCTATATCTGCATTGCGCATCCGGATACAGCCATGTGACCTCGGCGTACCCATTGGTTCTGAATCTGGTGTGCCATGAATATAGATATAACGCTGATAGGTATCGCAGCCTTCGCCCTGATTAAAGCCGGCTTCCAGACCACAAAGCCACAAAATACGGCTTAAAATCCAGTCCCGCTCAGGAAACTGGGCTGCCAGCTCAGCATCATAAATCTCACCCGTGGCCTGACGGGCAATAAATACACTGTTTAAAGGCATTTCCTGACCAAATTTTTCTGCCACCTTATGCCAGCCACGCGGGGTCTTGCCACTATTTTCAGTTTCACCTATCCCGTTTTTTCCACTTGAAATCAGATAGCTCTTATTAAAGCGCGGCAAATGCAGTTTTTGCTGGGCTAAATCAATCAGAATTTCGGCCTGAGCCAGCTGTAAGTTATTCATGACTTATCATTCTCGGTCTTTTTCTTGATTAAAGAAGATACTGAGGTGGCGATCTGCTCATGTTGCTGGTTCTCTGCCAGGGGTTCAGGACGGCGCCATAACCAAATAGCCACAATCAGCAAGATGATATCAGTAAAGATTTTGACAGCGACAGGGGCTGGGGTCACCAGCATAATGATTCCACTGATCAGCATCATGATACTGGCCAACCATTTGGCCTTACGAGGCACCGTACCATTGGCTCGCCAGGCGCTAAGCGTAGGCCCATATTTTGGATGGTTAAGTAGCCATTCATCCATCTGTGGCCAACCTTTAGAAGCCGCCCAGGCAGCCAGAATTAAAAAGACTGTTGTTGGCATACCCGGCAAAAATGCACCGATAAAACCTAGGATCACAAACACCACCACTAGGCTTCGCCAAAACAACATTTTCATAAATCAGTCCCAACCCCGGAATTAGGGTAGTATAAAGTGTTTTTATCTGCTCTCCGTTATATTTCTGCACTTTTCACAGGTCACGTGATGCCCTTTTCCCGTCTAAATCAAAATTTTGTAGAAACATGGCAATGCTATCAGCACCCTTTGGTACGACAATTGGCCTTCGCTGTCGGCAGCCCCAACATCCTGTCCGGACTCCCAGATGAGCTGACGATTGTGCATGGTTTTGAGCTACACAATAACCAGCACTGGCAGCAGCATCTACAGCACTATCATCCGCGCCTGAAATATCTGGATCAGCATCCACAAGAACTGGAATATTTTGTCGGGCAACTGAAAAGCACCCGGCTCGGCCTGCGCTTTGAAATGCTGATCTGGTTCTGGCTATTGGATAATGCCTATCATCCTTACCAGCTTTTAGGACATAGTATTCAGAAAATTGACGGCGCCAAAACACTGGGTGAGCTGGATTTTTTAATGTTAAATAGCGATAGCGGTCTGGTTGAGCACTGGGAAATCGCCCTGAAATATTATCTGGCTGAGGCCGATTTCAGCCTGCCACACTGGTATGGCCTGAACCGCAGCGATACTTTAATCCGGAAAATGAAGCATTTTACCCAGAAACAGTTTCAGTTTACCGAGGCGCTTGGGCATCCTATCCAACAACGTTTTTGTGTGATTAAGGGCCAGCTTTATCTACCACTTCATCGTGCTGATCAGCCCCTGCCCGCATGGGTAAATACTGGACGGCGTCTGGGTTTATGGGGACAGCAGATTCCTGATCCCAGCTCCGGTTTTTATCGTCTGCAACGACATGAATGGATTTATCCAAATGCTCAGCCAAGCAGTTTAAAGCCATATTGGTGGACAGATGGATTATATAAAAAAGCAGATCAAGAAGATTTTTATATGTACCGCAATCCCTTACTACTTCCTTTATCTACACATAAGTCACTATAAAACATTACATCTATTAACCGAAGCACTATGAAAACCTCATGTTTTTTAGAACATATATTTTCTAATCTAAGTTCCACATCATAATAATTTTATTATTGATTATATGGAGATGATGATGAAAAAAATTCTTGCTACTTCATTGCTAATGGCTTTTGTATTGACTGGTTGTAATACGTTCAAAGGTCTGGGAAAAGACGTTTCCAAAGCTGGAGATACAGTCACTAATACCGCGGAAAAAACGTCTGAAGAAATCCGTCACAATTAAGTTTTTTCAAGTACCAGGAAGCCCTATCTACGATAGGGTTTTTTTATATGGCATATTCACATTCCAGCTTATATTCCCCTATTATAGAAGCCATAAATTTACCCACTTAAGAATACCCTATGGACTCTTCTGCCACTCTAGACTTAAGCCTGCAACTGTTACGCCAGCCTTCTATTACCCCTCTGGATCATGACTGCCAGACGATCATGGCGGAACGTTTAAAGCAGATCGGCTTTCATATTGAAGCCATGCGCTTTGAAGATGTGGATAATATCTGGGCGCGTAAAGGAACAGAAGACCCGGTATTCTGCTTTGCTGGCCATACGGATGTGGTACCTACAGGAAATCTGGAAGCCTGGAACTCGGACCCATTTCAGCCAGAAATCCGTGATGGCAAGCTCTATGGTCGTGGCAGTGCCGATATGAAAACAGCGCTAGCTGCTATGGTGGTGGCCACTGAGCGTTTTGTAGCAAAATATCCAAATCATAAAGGCTCGATTGCCTATCTGATTACTTCAGATGAAGAAGGTCCCTCCATCAATGGTACGGTGAAAGTCATTGAAACGCTGGAGGCACGCAATGAAAAAATCACCTGGTGTCTGGTGGGCGAACCATCAAGCACACATCAACTCGGCGATATTATCAAAAATGGCCGTCGCGGTTCATTAAATGCCCATCTAACGGTTAAAGGCAAACAAGGCCATGTGGCTTATCCACAGCTTGCAGTGAATCCGATCCATACTGCCTCTCAAGCTATTGCAGAATTATGTAATACGGTCTGGGATCATGGCAATGCCTATTTCCCGGCCACTTCTTTCCAGATTTCCAATATCAATGCCGGTACGGGTGCAACCAATGTGGTACCGGGCAGCATGGAGCTGCTGTTTAACTTCCGTTATTCCACCGAAGTGACTGCCGAAGAACTTAAGGCACGTACCCTTGAGATTCTGGACCGTCATGGGGTGGAGTATGACATTTCCTGGACATTGTCTGGCTTGCCATTTCTGACCCCGGTGGGCGAACTGGTAAATGCTGCCAAGAATGCCATTTTGAGTGTGAAAGGTCGTGAGGCCGAACTGTCTACCTCTGGTGGGACCTCGGACGGCCGCTTTATTGCCCCTACTGGCGCTCAGGTGCTGGAACTTGGGGTACTGAACGCCACCATCCACCAGATCAATGAACATGTAGATATTGCCGATCTAGAGCCACTGGCTGAAATTTATGAGCAGATTCTGGTGAACTTACTGAGCCACTAAGCGCTAGATGAAGACATAAAAAAGGAACTCCGTAGAGTTCCTTTTTTATGTTTATATTTTTTATAGACCAAGTGTAGCCTGAATATGTGCCATATTCGGGATATGGAATAACTGTTCTGCCATACGGACATACTGGAATACGGCAGGATCATGATCGGACTGCTCCGCATCCACCACTTCAGAAATACGTAAACGGATCGTTTTTGGCATTTCATTGCACATCAAGGCAAAACGCTGGTAGATTTCATCCCCTTCAATCACCAGGGCAACCCCCTGTTGCTGAGAAGGCTCATTCAGCGCATAGACCGGCAGTTTGGCTTCATGCCACTCTACGGTTTTGACTTGGGTCGAACTATCCAGCGCTGACAAAACAATATTTTGCGGTAATAGCATCGGCGCTTTGCCGTGACAGTCAATAATATAAGCATCAATAAATCCGGTAGAGACCGTAATTAAATGCTGTAATTCCTGCTGACTAATCTGATCAGCCATCGTGCTGCTTAAGTTACTCTGACTCATCTATGACCCCTGTTGTACTGCAATGATTTCCTGAATATTCTCCAGCAACTCTGCTTCCTGGAACGGTTTACCCATATAGTGAGTAACCCCCAGACTGAACGCCCGTTCGCGATGTTTTTCACCGGTTCGCGATGTGATCATGATAATTGGCAGGTTACGGTGAATATCATGGTGACGAACCAGGTTGGTCACCTCGAAACCATCCATACGCGGCATCTCAATATCAAGCAGCATCAGATCCGGACGGATATTTTCAAGCTGCTCAATCGCATCGACACCATCTTTCGCCGTTACCACATCATAACCCTGACGTTCTAGCAGACGTGAAGTTACCTTACGCACTGTCACCGAGTCATCCACAATCATCACCAGACGACGTGTATTCGAGTAGCGTGAACTATCACGATGATCTTGCAACTGTTTCAGACGCTGAGTGGTTTGAATCTGACGGGCAATATTCTGACCATCCAGAATCAGACAGACCTGACCATCACCAAGAATCGTTGCACCAGCCACTACGCCAATATTGGCAAACTGCTGACCCACTGGTTTCACGACAATCTGGGCGCGTGAGCCGACCAGCTGATCAACCAGCAAGGCAATGGTCTGACCACTATTGCCTTTGATCAGCAGTACCGGAAGTGAATGACCGATATTGTTCAGACGTGGAATTGGCTGATTGGCAACAAATTCGGACAAAGAACGTAGCTTGTAATTTTCATTATCAATCTTGAAGTGGTCATCTTTACTATTAAAGTAAGTTTCCAGTGTTGACGGCGCAATACGGACAATACGGTCAATCTGGGCCAGTGGAATGGCATATTGCTGATCCCCTACTTTCACCATCAGGGCATCGCTGACCGCCACTGTTGTAGGAACGCGAATGCTGAAGGTGGTTCCCTTGCCTAATTCGGATGTCACCGAGACATGACCGCCGAGCAGCTTGATCTGACTTTGTACGACATCCAGCCCGACCCCACGACCGGAAATCTGGGTGACCGCTGTGGCAGTACTAAAGCCAGGATGGAAAATCAGCTGCAAGATTTCTTCCTGATCCAGCATCTGATCTTCTTTGATAAGACCCAGGCCAAGAGCCTTTTCCCGAATCTTTCCGGCATCAATGCCTTTACCGTCATCACTGAAGGAAACGATAACATCTGTTCCTTGGCGGCTAATATTTAATACAATAGCGCCCACTTCCGGCTTGTGCAGTGCAAGACGCTCAGCGCGATCTTCCAGACCATGGTCAATCGCATTACGCAGCATATGCTCAAAT
The nucleotide sequence above comes from Acinetobacter sp. 10FS3-1. Encoded proteins:
- the yccS gene encoding YccS family putative transporter is translated as MKSWLNHLKRTTYNTTLMYNLRMLVAFIGTAFVPYFMGQQLMTIPLTLGVVAAGLSDIDDRFSVRILNQLYTYLGFFITAVGVYLLFPYPILFALALIVSCIALILLGSLGRRYATISYGCLVVSVYSMLGVDLFDGWYVQAGLLVIGAMWYGLLSTLSFLFFPAHRAQDSLAKCYASLGDFLYAKSNLFDVDMTPNSYQQSIIELSLENGKLISIFNEMKTVLLTRLKGDRGQKDTRRSLQYYFVAQDIHERADSAHIDYQKLAKLFEHSDVLFRFQRILSLQAKACKDLADSIQLRTTYVHNKRFKHAFGNLRQSLEKLRQEQQYDQVWVNALFSLYQNLKSIDAQLRNLETERHIKFDRAKYIDHQLKDDDLKGWEDIKIRIKQHLTPESVLFRHAIRLSIVLLISYIFVQLTDIEYGYWILLTALFVSQPNFNATKRRLRLRIIGTLAGITLGYAILYFVPSVEGQLLLLVISGILFFELRSKQYAQATAFITILALINFNLDGMGFAAAFPRMIDTLIGCAIAWFGVSFIFPDWKFRRLPRSINRTLQAECDYLGEVIEQYKSGRNNGLKYRVVRRAAHNTDAEVASLISTLATEPDFDPQQKSLAFEFLCLNHTFISYIAALGAHREKIQDQDILDLLDKALIDIHGALLHDEMPDLSAPKMLLDIRQRLSDNREDDQKSLIILQQLSLIFSILNQLSQLKQSLSHEHDQQATELASL
- a CDS encoding PepSY domain-containing protein translates to MLKKMFFQIHWFLGISAGLILSIMGVTGAIYSYEQQILKWINTDSYVVQIQNQPKLSPAELYLRFQQNQPEAKINSVTVTSDPAASSTVNIAKEGARRGQNIMLNPYTAEALPELKGREFFQFVQQLHRYLTLGPFGKQITGACTLMLIFFVLSGLYLRWPKRHSIKQWFLVKPKLKGRNFIWDLHAVVGTWVVIFYLLLACTGLYWSYDWWRNGMFKVLGVERPQPTMQANANPGRSGKNTENTLPPETTVQILEQSWMGFNTEFSDRYSSVTFTLPKKADGKIELSFVDPIPQHERARNTASYHYSDAKFYDVQLYKDKKLNEKVMSSMLPVHRGSFFGPVYQFLVMLAALTMPLFFVTGWMLYLKRRKQKKLTLTARQSATAIPLDSNTTPWLIAYASQTGVSEQLAWRTATALQEARQPVKVKTVQQLSLSDLQQAEQVLFVASTYGTGEAPDLAASFEKKILSTKTDLSHLSYAVLALGSQEYPDTYCSFGHRINAWLQQNAARPLFPTIEVDNANHEHIQQWNQALAQVTQLELQAMRIDKTFDSWTLHQRELLNPGSLGAPAFSIELTPEHEAIWQAGDIAEIQPGNSPERIQAFLNEHQIAAGTQVPSLQQSIEQALWDRDLTQAKPFDSLEQLLEQLPVLPTREYSIASIPSQQVLRLVVRQQSDALGRFGLGSGWLTEHAPLNTSIALRIRNNESFHLVDDNRPIICIGNGTGIAGLLSLLSARNRQDYTQNWLIFGERQREHDFFFAETIQAWLQMGTLQRLDLAFSRDQPEKVYVHHKLREQAEELKTWIAQGAVIYVCGSINGMASDVDQALIEILGESSVDQLRQDGRYRRDVY
- a CDS encoding DUF2750 domain-containing protein translates to MRNPYQRKAASKTQNSTYDPKYAYKQYIEAIVANAGIFALYQDGWALCATPTGQRAFASWQSKGLARLLIKDNWANYQVQEISLKDFVEKVIPFLRQEKTILSLDLTPEGQNILVAPEKLLLDIKNYLYQIYIQKPELFKNLDLPLPRQIRLH
- the elsL gene encoding cell wall-recycling L,D-carboxypeptidase ElsL; the protein is MNNLQLAQAEILIDLAQQKLHLPRFNKSYLISSGKNGIGETENSGKTPRGWHKVAEKFGQEMPLNSVFIARQATGEIYDAELAAQFPERDWILSRILWLCGLEAGFNQGEGCDTYQRYIYIHGTPDSEPMGTPRSHGCIRMRNADIAELFRLVNEDALVYLSEQPLEIEPESLKVRQMNE
- a CDS encoding YbaN family protein, with the translated sequence MKMLFWRSLVVVFVILGFIGAFLPGMPTTVFLILAAWAASKGWPQMDEWLLNHPKYGPTLSAWRANGTVPRKAKWLASIMMLISGIIMLVTPAPVAVKIFTDIILLIVAIWLWRRPEPLAENQQHEQIATSVSSLIKKKTENDKS
- a CDS encoding DUF1853 family protein, which codes for MPFSRLNQNFVETWQCYQHPLVRQLAFAVGSPNILSGLPDELTIVHGFELHNNQHWQQHLQHYHPRLKYLDQHPQELEYFVGQLKSTRLGLRFEMLIWFWLLDNAYHPYQLLGHSIQKIDGAKTLGELDFLMLNSDSGLVEHWEIALKYYLAEADFSLPHWYGLNRSDTLIRKMKHFTQKQFQFTEALGHPIQQRFCVIKGQLYLPLHRADQPLPAWVNTGRRLGLWGQQIPDPSSGFYRLQRHEWIYPNAQPSSLKPYWWTDGLYKKADQEDFYMYRNPLLLPLSTHKSL
- a CDS encoding entericidin A/B family lipoprotein, with amino-acid sequence MKKILATSLLMAFVLTGCNTFKGLGKDVSKAGDTVTNTAEKTSEEIRHN